CTTCAGAAGCAAGCTCTTTTATTAACTTATAAATCTCATGCTTTGCACCAACATCTATTCCTCTGGTCGGCTCATCCATAATTATTAATTTAGGATCAGTCGAAAGAACTCTACCTAATATCACTTTCTGCTGATTGCCACCACTTAAATTTTTAATTAATTTCCAGGGACCAGGGGTTCTGACATCTAATTTAGAAATGAAATCCTTAACCAGGTTTTTCTCTTTTCTCTTTGAAATAACACCTTTTACAAAAGTCAATTGTTCAAGAATCGACAGGCTCATATTTTCTCCGACTGAAAGCTCAGGTATCAGCCCTTCTTCTTTTCTATTTTCAGTTAGATAATAAACTCCATTGTCAATCGCATCACCAGGAGATTGAATATCCAGCTTTTTACCCTCTAGATAAATATCGCCAGTTCTCTTTTTATAAATACCGTATATAGCCCTGGCAATCTCAGAACGTCCAGCTCCCATCAAACCTGCCAGGCCAAATATTTCTCCTTTATTCACCTCAAAAGAGACATCTTCTATCAGGTCTGGAACAGACAGATTTTTAACCTCAAAAATAGGCTGGCCATCATCCATTTTAAAATCTGGAAATCTATCCTCAACATCCCGTCCTACCATCTGCCTGACAATCTCGTCTCTATTAGTATCGGCTACAGCCTGCTCCTTAACTTTATAACCATCTCTTAAAACCGTTACTCTATCGCAGATTTCAAAAATCTCTTCAAGGTGATGCGAGATATAAATAATCCCGATCCCCTCTTCTTTTAGATCCTCAATCAAATCAAAAAGAATTTTAACCTCCTGCTGGGAAAGTGAGGAAGTCGGCTCATCCATAGCAATAATTTCAGCATCCTGGGAGATTGCTCTGGCAATTTCAACCATCTGCTGTTTACCGATGGTCAGGTTTTTAATTTTTTTATTAATATTTATCTCTATACCCATATCTGCAAAAATTTCCTTAGTATCAGTCTTCAACTTTCTCTTATTTATCCAGCCCCGACCAGGCTCCCTGCCTAAAAAAACATTCTCAGCCACAGTTAACTCAGGTATTAATTCTAGCTCTTGATGAATAATTGCCAGCCCGGACTTCTGAGCCTCTGCTGGCTTACTAAATCTAACTTCTTTACCCTTATAAATTATTTTTCCTTCTTCATAATCAGGATGGATTCCAGTCAAAACTTTCATCAATGTTGACTTTCCGGCACCATTCTCACCAACCAATG
The nucleotide sequence above comes from Halarsenatibacter silvermanii. Encoded proteins:
- a CDS encoding sugar ABC transporter ATP-binding protein, whose amino-acid sequence is MADKLLEMKNISKSFPGVQALSGVDFNIDKGEVHALVGENGAGKSTLMKVLTGIHPDYEEGKIIYKGKEVRFSKPAEAQKSGLAIIHQELELIPELTVAENVFLGREPGRGWINKRKLKTDTKEIFADMGIEININKKIKNLTIGKQQMVEIARAISQDAEIIAMDEPTSSLSQQEVKILFDLIEDLKEEGIGIIYISHHLEEIFEICDRVTVLRDGYKVKEQAVADTNRDEIVRQMVGRDVEDRFPDFKMDDGQPIFEVKNLSVPDLIEDVSFEVNKGEIFGLAGLMGAGRSEIARAIYGIYKKRTGDIYLEGKKLDIQSPGDAIDNGVYYLTENRKEEGLIPELSVGENMSLSILEQLTFVKGVISKRKEKNLVKDFISKLDVRTPGPWKLIKNLSGGNQQKVILGRVLSTDPKLIIMDEPTRGIDVGAKHEIYKLIKELASEGVTIIFISSELPEILNLTSRIGVVYKGKLQGIIDGDEATQEKIMSLATGGSS